In the genome of Actinomadura luzonensis, the window TCTGTTGCGTGACCTCGATCGGACATGGGATGTCTGTTAGGTTGCGAGCGTGAAGCGCGTGCTGAGCGAGCGGCCCCGCCGCTGGAGGGCGTCCCCGTGTCCCTGACCGACGAGGCGATCAGCCGCATCCGCGGGCTCATCCAGTCGGGCGAGCTGCCCCCGGGAGCGCGGCTGCCGTCGGAGCCGCAGCTCGCCGCGCAGCTCGGCGTGTCCCGAAACCCCCTGCGGGAGGCGGTCAAGGCGCTGGTGGTGGCCCGGGTGCTCGACGTACGGCGGGGCGACGGCACCTACGTCACCAGCCTGGAGCCGCGGCTGCTGCTGGAGGGGCTGGGGCTGGCCGTCGAGCTGCTGCGCGACGACACCCTGCTGGAGACCGTCCAGGTGCGGCGGATGCTGGAGCCCGAGGCGACCGCCCTGGCCGCGTCCATGATCACCGCCGAGCGGCTCGACGAGATCGGCGAGCACCTGGCCGCGATGCGCGCCGCCAGCGACGACGTGGAGAAGCTCAACCACCACGACGCCGCCTTCCACCGCGCCGTGGTGCGCGCGACCGGCAACG includes:
- a CDS encoding FadR/GntR family transcriptional regulator, which codes for MSLTDEAISRIRGLIQSGELPPGARLPSEPQLAAQLGVSRNPLREAVKALVVARVLDVRRGDGTYVTSLEPRLLLEGLGLAVELLRDDTLLETVQVRRMLEPEATALAASMITAERLDEIGEHLAAMRAASDDVEKLNHHDAAFHRAVVRATGNETLSTLLDGISGRTLRMRVWRGTIEAGSSHKTVAEHEAIYNALAAGDARLAQAAALMHIGTTETWLRSVLGDVGGSRAQDGSAGGRRAQDGSAGR